ACTCTgatatgcaggtgagacaaaaaatgaagaaaggatcaccagtcatttgtaaagtCGCTCATAGAGCAGGTAACAGCTGCTCCAGCCAATACTGGAAGGTCACTCACAACATTATGTGTCGCGTTAAAATAACACAAGTCAGTAATAatcttttaataattaaatgatATGAAATCATTGTATCAGCAAAGagagatctacatgtactgtattcaGTAAGTAACGAAATAAAGGAATCTAGAAATCAAGAATGCTGAAAATCTACCTATACAGATATATGTAAGCACATAAGACACAGATATTATGATCAAAAGCATGTCCACCAAGAAAAATCATGCTTATTACTTGGCAATAACTCATTTTCAATCTCAATCCTAATTTGGCATATTGTTTCATAAATAATTGTATGATATGTGTGGagtttaacccccccccccccagatctcGGCAGTTGCTCGTGCGATCGCAATGAAAATTGGCATGCATGTCACCCATGACGTAAGCTCCACAATGAAATTGTCAATTGTAcctaaattattcaaatttatttttaattaattatgcttattaatgcataaaatcataatatagCCCCAAAACGGCTAATTGAGAAAAATACCTATATTTCAATGGTTTTCCTTGTTCCCCccatcctcttttttttttaatagtttgttGGCTACTTGTAAACAAATGAGATTAGAATAAGTACTACATGTAGCATTATTATAACACCATCATGATTATTAAATCATATTCAGTTGATGGCCTACTTTTTTCTGGTCCTCAAGTATCCTTGAGCTGTAACGGCAAAGTTTTGAGGTTGCCTGACCCCATAGCCTGGTAAATCAACCAGGCCGAATGCTTTACCAGCTTGGTAGAATAACAGGAGCTTGGTGTGTCCCTTTATTAAgaacaaagtaaaataaaagacATTAAAGGAATGGTCCGGGATGAAGTATGTATAGTTCAATAAATatagtagaattcactgagcaaaatgccgaaaatttcatcaaaatcggataacaaataacaaagttatagaagtttaaagtttagcaatattttgtgaaaacagtcgtcatgaatattcattaggtgggctgatgatgtcacatccccacttgttcttttgtatttcatcatatgaaattaggtttattcaaattttttcctccaacaACTAGaataattggattgacaactgatttagtgcattatatatttattgctgcaacttatttcattataagggagacatacatgtattattcacacaagtatgaaataatgaaaaaaatatgattttatgtaataacataagaaaacggaaagtggagatgtgacatcatcagcccacctaatgaatattcatgacgactgttttcacaaaatattgctaaactttaaatttcaataactttattatttgttagaaagtcaaaaaggggcctaagctttcgatcctagcagaatcttcgtcggaggcaaaatgacaaacatataaagtggaacaaccataatatagaccacaaacaagctacagcaacactagaaacaaggagacaaaaggggcattagtgagtagagaagaccaatcaggttagtgaaggggatgaaagaaaaggagtaagcagacacaaagggaagttagtgtaagtaaggccagtaaaagacctcaagccaagagggattaaaataatgaggcaggcaacatcaaacaggatctggaacaaaacagtgataatgggatgaaaaacaagagaattagtgagaggtgggtcaaacaggttacaaagaaaggcttaataaactggtgcataagagtggggggaaaaaagaaaaagaatggggaacaactgataatgtgcaaaagacatataagtatatatgataaagcattaaacaaactaagagaagaaggtaagtgtaaatatgtatctataagtgatatgtatataaatatatccaaaaaagaaatgtatatgaaaaaatatataaatacacatatggtgtaactgatattgtaatccgctaggtgtgacgggaaaaaacataagactatatagtagggaaaaaaaaaaaaaaaaaaaaaaaaaaaaacctgtatatgtgaaaaagaggaagcaaattgcctaaaaaggtaaaagcaaatatagaagagagggggtgtattatgaagaaaccatagtatacatgtaaataagcaaatgtggtaaatctaaaagaggtgagtggagaaaaaacaaatatatatatatatatatataataattattatatcgcctgaataaggaaggaaaaattggagctgagcttgtatgagatatgggaggaaagtagagtaagaaactataatgtaactattcaaaagagctgaggggaaaaattatatgtatatataaattgaaagtggataggaaagaaaaatcagtcgttcccctcttggatgttcaggccatgaggttgggtggtgcgaagtcgtctcatccagagcttctccctgctagtacggactgagtcaggacgggtacctaaagattcgatgccctgtagcatcatgtcagtgatggagtggttggggaggttaaaatggcggccaactggagtgtccagctttgctgtgttgacggtggatctgtgcccgtagaatcgtttcttgagtgtggtcttggtttcccctatgtattgtaccctacaaactctgcaagtgatgagatatacaacattagtggtagtgcatgtgatgttgcccttgatttggtgagacaggctggtagagttgctggtgaaagtatcgccctcgtgaaggtgtatttcacatatgatgcacctgttgctggtgcatttgaaggtgccatgctgtatgggagaagaatggttagtgagggagggcacttcagcacgaacaatgaggtccctgagattcggtgggcgttggtacatgtatgctagaaggggagtatcgggaacggcctgttggagacgatcagaagtgtgtaaaatgtggtggttatcaaacaggattttgcggagagggggtagattgggatggaaggtggtcacaagcggtattctgtcggtggtctccttgtcactttttggtttgagaacttcagatctggggagagaacgaactttgttaattgccagttggactgccctggccccgtggcccctggcacagagatgtttctgcaaattcctggcatggaaggaaaaatcagggtcctcggagcagatacggcaaagtctgagggcttgactgtaagcgatgccggttttgcagtgacgggggtggcagctggatgagtgtACTGtaggtactggtgggtatctgtgggtttagagtatagggtagtggtgataccattagactttttctggactgtaacatcaaggaagtgggtttcctgttgggagaaatcagaagtgaatttgatggtcctgtggaaggaattgatgtggtcaatgaatgtatggaggctgtcttcatccctggtcaagatgaagaaaatgtcgtctatgtaacgccaccaaatccatgggcgacagggggctgaatctaacatctgctgttccagcttcgtcatgaagagacaggcgaatgaaggagccatccgtgtgcccattgctgtaccgaatatctgtaggtagtgcttgcccatgaatgtgaagttgttttttgttagtacatgagacatcagagatttgatatcggatatggggggactggaatggccactggcggccaaggcttcacatgatgcttgaataccttcgtcgtggggaatgctggtgtacagtgaagaaacatcgaaagtgccgatgatcgcagtctcgggtatctggtccttgatgtcatttagtttcctgagaaagtctggagtgtcgtggatgtaagagggtgcacgtgagacaaggggcttaatgtggtaatcaacaaaaagggagatgttctctgttgaggaaccatttcctgagaggatgggtcgaccGGGGTTGCCAGGTTTGTGGATCTTCGGGAGGAGATAGAAGCGGGCAGGTTTAGCGTTAGTAGGGGAGAGAAATTTGTGGGCCTTCTCAGAGAGATGCTCGtgttctttcatgtcattcagtgtcgattggatctgtagggagaaattacaagtagggtcagaatcgaggagtgcatagtgagatcgattattgagatgtttcatggcttcatcgatgtactgctggcggtccataacaacgacggctgatcctttgtctgcaggcttgatgatgatgtcggacCTGTTTTTGAGTGATGAGAGAGCCTGGCGTTCTTCTCGAGGAAGGTTGTCATGTGCTCTGGTGTCGAgggttattatttgttatccgattttgatgaaattttctgcattttgctcagtgaattctactctatgtattaagatataaatatttttagcccggaccatccctttaacaagaAAACAGTCAAAATGATAGTACAGATATGTGTGTGTTTACTTGGCCATTGTCTGTGCTCCATggaaagtaggcctacatgtaaaaaTAGAAGGAAGTTACAATCCCGTAGAGTAAATGAATCACTTTTTTTCAGTCACATATAAATTCAGATACCTTTGAAAAAGAGTGAGAGTGAAAGGAAGTGGTATGAGATAGAGAGTGAGatcaagagagaaagagaacaagagcaagagagagggagaataaaaacaaattcctGGAATAACTGGTTTCTGACCCATTCAATAAACATTTCCTTATGTTGTATATTAATTTAAGAAAATCCAATCACTTTCAAATGTAAATGAGTGCTagtataaaattaaaaaaaactctcTTATCCAAGGCATGGACATGATTTGATAAATCAGATAAACATtggaaaaattaattttcacaaagatGCATGAAGATACAAGGCCgcattatcctttttttttaaagaaatacatcatgCAACTTTCACCATTTCAAAGTTATATCTTACATGTATACTGCTTAAGGcaatatattacaaaatattcatttcgaTCAAACTACAATCTGGTAGTTTCAgttaatatttcagaaaaaatataaacgTGGACCCCAGTGCAAGGGTCAActattcttaaaggagaatgaaactcttggagcaagttagcttttgtgaaagcagaaaaatcaaagaataagatcaacaaaactttgagtaaaataggactagcaataaaagagttatgagcatttgaatgtcgagatcactaatgctatggagatcctcccattggcaatgcgaccaagatctgtgatgtcacacacgtacaactctcccatttggacactgaaaatataccccaaaacatctctttttgctcattctaatcatatgacaaacgattcatcaatgatataatgttgtgaaacctctgtacttgtcatctcataaagagaacacctcaccttgtgatagactctataaaagtgagaatataagtgaaataagtactaaagtaatgagggagttgtacgtgtgtgatatcacagatcttggtcgcattgccgttgggaggatctacatggcactagtgatcttaATATttgaatgctcataactttcttattattcattcaatcttcctcaaactttcaacaatatgtttctttgatttttctctttgatatggattcagctggtttcaagggtttcattctcctttaacatcaGTTACCAAATCAGAAAAGGCTTGAAGAAGACTAGCTTACTGGAGTTTTGGATGTCCTTACTGTAAGACCTGGTACATTCGAGAACAGAGCCTTTATCAGAGAAGACTTGCCAACGTTGCTATGACCTATCATTGCAATCTGAAGAAATATGAGACAAATTATGACAGTGATGCACCAAGTGTTTGTAAAGGGCAAATAGGTAATAATTCAAattgaattcctttttttttcaaaatgttttacatTCATAGACTAGTTTTGTTTGAACTTTACCAATATTAAAAACATCACCTTGCTTCCCTGATTTTGATTTCAGTATGGgtaggattcccctttaaaactaatttataaaaaaaaatgtgtgaaaacatcaaatttcatttatgatAAAGACGCAAAGATCATATCAACCATAAAATTTTTGATGCAATTCATGTACACGCATGCAATGAAAGAAACTGTCAATTTCTGCAGGGTCTGACATTGTGTATTTTTCTTATAATTTTCAGTAATTCTCTGCCAATTCTatgccatacatgtatgaatgatgTACCTTTTATGTTGTAAATTTCATCAGTAATGTTTATTCTTCTTTATTGCATTCATTTTCAGATTCTAGACAAACACCCTCAAGAAAAGTATTGAAAATCACAACAGCATACTGTCACTTTGTATTTGAgtggcctacatgtacatcctagGAATGAAAGATTGCTCAACATACACATGCAGTGAGTTGGATGGGGTAATAATTAACCTTTAGCAGGGGGTAAACAgagatatatgtacatgtatgatgtatgtacatacatgcaTACCAGCACCAAGTTTCTATTTTAAAAGAGCtaatttttataacaaatttttctcatttgaaaagaaaaaaactgaaTGAGGGCCAGAGAGTCTTTGACGAAATGCCAAACATGGAAAGTGGGAAAAAGTAATTCACATCTCATAATGAGTAAGCCTCTTTACATGCacttttaaccctaaaaggacggGGGGCCTTCATGCCCCCCCTCgacgcttcgcgcgatatttccgaaacgaAAAAAGATTACACCACAAAATTGTaggacttttttctttgaaatctcgcgcaacttttgagaccaaattcgcgacatacgggtatagcatcACGACGCCACGTGACTTTTTGAGacgtcatgccgaaaatggctcatttttatactttgtgtacaaagtctagggaaatgaaattcataaaaggttgaatatttttcattgtaattggtctgcttaattaattaagggtttaaaaaaaacaatgaaaaacaagatgaaaatacaaagaaatacataagaaataaaaaaaaacttttgcaatttttcattgtggaAACCTATAAATTAGATTAAAAAGATGACATTGAaaaagtgaaattgggtgttaaatatgcaagtaatattttttcataaataaatttgcatactttataaaaataaaaaaaatcatttttagaatttttcttttgtactggcttgtagtttatgtggaaAAGAATGTGCATGCCTAATTTTGGCGCGATTGCGCaaacggcggccgagatcagaaggagggggccatcatggccccccccccccatatcctcaatacatctcaaatagcccagtccttttaaggTTAAATGAGCAACTTCTataaaggtatttagaaaagaaaataataaaagaagtgTACATCTCAAGATTTTTACTTGCCTCTGGGATATTGTAATCTGGAGCTTGTTCTGGATAGAAGGCACCCTTTGCAAATGCCACTTTGTGATTCCTCCCATTTTCAAAGAGCTTTCCAGCCTCTTCTACTTCCATCTCGGTTGGTCTAAATATTATGTCTTTGTCCTGCAAATTTAAATGAAAGTCAAATACAAAGCTTTCATTAAAAGTGTCACTGAGATTGAAAATTCCTCCCTTTAAATATTCTTGTGGCTAATCAAGGTTCCAAGGCATTCGCTCCTGTGACAACTGCTCCactataaattccacacactaatcagCGGTGGATCTACAGGaaggggggggtttaggggtttaaccctatctaggcctcaacgattcgcgcaatattttcgccgcgcaaatttttttgaacgcgccgctcgctgactttttactttcaagtcttgcgcatcttttgagaccaaatttgtgacaaccgggtacgcggtttcgaaattatgcaacattttgtaagtgcatgtcagaccaaaaattgctaaaaaacgtgatttcgtgtacaaagtcaatgcaaattgggTTTTCAACCCATAATCAtaattgtatgattatttttagttttgctgatctaaatggatttattttatgctgtttatgatctcaaaagagtccccgacaaagttcattgaaaaaaaaaaaaaaaaagttaaaaaaacaaagaaatacataagaaattgcaaaaaaacaatataatacataagaaattgttctgatatcgcaatttttttcatgctcaTTTGCtgagaacaccacaaagagtttctacaaCAAAACTTGGAACATtcggagctttatttagggaattagaggaaaaagtatgattttgcatactaattacgcataaattagcataattaataaataacgaTTTGCGTGAAATAAATTGATAcagaattttgtagattatgttcCAGGCAAgctgcgtgccaatttttggcacgatcgcgcgatcgacggccgagatctgaaggggggcctgggaggccccccccccccccggccatatgatctccaaaaataccccggcctacatgtagatagggttaaactcccccccccccattttggcTGCCAAGTAAAGAAAATGCCAATCCCAAATTACCTTCATTTATAGTGAacatttgtttttgcttgtcaaatttcatgatataaaaacgaccttcattttggagtaaagactttttttttttgcttgtcaaatatctCGGTCAAAACCcctctttggaaaaaaaagctAGATCCGCCACTGCTAATCGAATGACTAACTTCAACCCTAGAtctaacactataccctaccctaaacatAAACCCTATTGCAACACTAACCCTACATCTTGGATGAAATCAAGCCTGCAGCACTTGAAGCAGGAGCAATTGTGTGACCCTAATCACAGCATGGTATATTCAGTGTCAATATCAAACACTCGATAAGAATATTCAAATGCATGGGACTatgatgaataaagaaaaagaacaaactATGGCTCACTGAATGTGTAGTACTTTTACATTCTGGGTCATAAAGATGGATTTTAAACCCAACAAATTAAGCCACCTGATTTCTGCAGATGAGGTTGAATTATTGGAGTTTTCCCATATTCGGGCAGCTCAGGATTGTTGGATCTGTAAAGATAGGTTATACTCAAAACAGTGCATTTAGAAATGCCTGTATCAACCCCtgaataaatatttgtattgctatcatcatcatcatcatcattacttgttattatcattattatttatcattataaatagccttaaaaacggacatactAAAGCTTTTCGACATGAACTCATCAGAGTAAAATAGCATGAATGACTAGAACGCTATCAAGAATGttctattatatattgttttgctcTAGCGTTCGAGTCATTCATGCGATTTCACTCCAATGAGTGCATGTCCAAAAGCTTCAGTTTGTCCTTTTTAAGGCTAGTTTATGATTTTGAGGTACCAAACACTTAATTCATACTATCAAGATCCCTCATCAGATAACAACAGATACCCTACAACGCTACggtttttgttgaaaatttactGATACTTTGTAAACATTCCTAACAACTCGTGGATGGATagggagataaaaaaaatagtcacaAATATATCAGTTCAGgcatcaatatacatgtacatgtacctcaaaGATTGGATGCTGAAGATATCTATTGGCTGCAAGTAGAGGATTATTGGCCTCCTTCTTTAGTGAGTTATGATGACCACCAGAGACAGACATTCCCATAGCTCTCAGCTGCAGGTGGGTGCTCATTAGACCAACAActcttctttgtctttttaACAGTTCTTCAGAGAAAAGAAGGATACACCTTTGGCAAACTAGCATATTTCCTTCACTTTAGTCTACATCTgtcagtacatgtattttcaatgcTTAGTGGTGCCATTCCCAATAATTCAACTTCACTCCAATCGACCTGAAATAGGATATCAAGTTAATACGGTGTGAAAAATATTATATGCAGATAATGCACAGCTGTGAATTTATTAATGACAATTCGGTGCACTCAAGGGTATACCATACTTACTGTATAATGTATGACAAGAATAAGTCATTTGTGAAAAGTGCTTTTATTGTCCTTACTGTTTCTGTTGAGATAACTCCTGTAGGAACTCAGCAAAGCAGCTTACTGCCGCATTGGcaccaagctggtatataaccaccTGGTACTTAATACATGTACGTCTAGCAAAATCAGTTATAGTGACTGGCCGTCGGTAATAGACAGGATTACTCTCAGGGCTTATTTGGTTAAAGTGGAAATAATGACTGGCTGAATgaatggctgggatttgaactcacaaccttacAGTCATGAGACTCTCTAACCAGTAGACCGCATGTGAATACCTGAGATTCAAATTCCATGATATGTTACTTTACACTTTCTGGTCATTTTTACTGTTATGTTGCTTGTACTAAACTACTATGCTTTCATATTACTTTTCTATTTTCGCAGCATTGATATGTCTGTAAAGACAAAAGGGCCATTCTCCAAAAAGGGGCACCAAAGGAAATTTTTGTGTCTCCAACCTTCTCTAGGCTATAAACCATAATTTAATTCATCAGGAAaccaatttttttacttttatttatacTACAGAATATGTTgagtaaaattaaaatcaattgagGTCACACCACCTCATGAAAAATTCATATACGACagcacaaaatatatatatgctcATTTTACCCATGTCTCCAGCGAACTGTGTGATTATATTTCATGCTCCCGCTCTTTACCGTAATATCAGAACTTTATGTTTTGTCCACTAATTTATAGTGCCTTCGGTGCCTAAATAA
Above is a window of Lytechinus pictus isolate F3 Inbred chromosome 15, Lp3.0, whole genome shotgun sequence DNA encoding:
- the LOC129277631 gene encoding GTP-binding protein 8-like, translating into MLVCQRCILLFSEELLKRQRRVVGLMSTHLQLRAMGMSVSGGHHNSLKKEANNPLLAANRYLQHPIFEDKDIIFRPTEMEVEEAGKLFENGRNHKVAFAKGAFYPEQAPDYNIPEIAMIGHSNVGKSSLIKALFSNVPGLTVRTSKTPGHTKLLLFYQAGKAFGLVDLPGYGVRQPQNFAVTAQGYLRTRKNLQMLFLLVDIRAGFKPLDFTAIEMLEDFSRPYSLIITKADSISPRKLVTSLLSIRDTLNTKTSTCLPQPFLVSATKMKGISFMRSYIAYLTGNVRVSDR